In Flavobacterium sp. WV_118_3, one DNA window encodes the following:
- a CDS encoding O-methyltransferase → MHFISETLEDYVAAHSENEPALLAALNKETHQKILQPRMLSGHFQGRVLSILSKLIRPKAILEIGTYTGYAALCLAEGLVENGTLDTIDINEELFDFQRKYFDQSEWKDQIYQHLGNALEIIPTLNKKFDLVFIDADKENYINYFQMIVPLMNKGGVILSDNVLWSGKILETVKANDKSTKILLEYNQLLKDDPRVETVLLPIRDGLTVSRVL, encoded by the coding sequence ATGCATTTTATCTCCGAGACTTTAGAAGATTATGTAGCGGCACATTCCGAAAACGAACCGGCTTTGCTGGCCGCCTTAAATAAGGAAACCCATCAGAAAATCCTGCAACCCCGTATGTTGAGCGGCCATTTTCAAGGGCGCGTTTTGAGTATACTTTCCAAATTGATTCGCCCGAAGGCTATTCTGGAAATCGGAACCTATACCGGTTATGCCGCGTTATGTCTGGCCGAAGGGTTGGTTGAAAACGGTACTTTGGATACTATCGATATCAACGAGGAGTTATTCGATTTCCAACGCAAATATTTTGATCAATCGGAATGGAAAGACCAGATTTACCAACATTTGGGGAATGCTTTGGAGATTATTCCGACGTTAAATAAAAAATTTGATCTGGTTTTTATTGATGCCGATAAAGAAAACTATATCAACTATTTCCAGATGATCGTTCCGTTGATGAATAAAGGCGGGGTGATTTTATCGGACAATGTATTGTGGTCCGGTAAAATTCTGGAAACGGTAAAAGCCAATGATAAGAGTACCAAAATATTACTGGAGTACAACCAGCTGCTAAAAGACGATCCAAGAGTCGAAACGGTTTTATTACCAATTCGCGACGGACTTACCGTGAGCCGAGTTCTTTAA
- a CDS encoding IS3 family transposase has product MFTCSSSLFKKVTSLNSSRRSRAKQKAQTIEELRHNHDLSLLLDHANMARISYYYHQKRNAVIDKYTELKELIKSIYHSHKGRLGYRRITLEIRNKGFVINHKTVLKLMKVLGLKSLIRVKKYKSYKGEHGKIAPNILQRNFKAEQPNQKWATDITEFNVKGKKLYLSPVIDLFNGEIISYELSERPNFEQVTNMLKKSFRKIADNTGLILHSDQGWQYQMKQYQRLLKDKGVTQSMSRKGNCLDNAVIENFFGIIKSELFYLQKFKSTEHLKQELKKYISYYNNNRIKLNLNGMSPVKYRAHYCQI; this is encoded by the coding sequence AAGTAGCCTATTTAAAAAAGTTACAAGCCTTAATTCAAGCAGAAGAAGCCGAGCAAAACAAAAGGCACAAACCATAGAGGAATTAAGGCATAACCATGATCTATCTCTTTTATTGGATCATGCAAATATGGCACGGATTAGTTATTATTATCATCAAAAGAGAAACGCTGTTATTGACAAATATACAGAGCTTAAAGAGTTGATTAAATCGATCTATCATTCTCATAAAGGTCGTCTGGGCTATCGCCGTATCACTCTTGAGATAAGGAATAAAGGTTTTGTAATTAATCACAAGACTGTATTGAAACTAATGAAAGTTTTAGGGCTTAAGAGTTTAATAAGAGTTAAGAAATATAAATCGTATAAAGGAGAACATGGCAAGATAGCACCTAATATATTACAACGGAATTTTAAAGCAGAACAACCCAATCAAAAATGGGCAACTGATATAACCGAATTCAATGTAAAGGGAAAGAAGCTATACTTGTCTCCTGTCATTGATCTATTTAATGGAGAAATAATAAGCTATGAATTATCAGAAAGGCCAAATTTTGAACAGGTCACTAATATGCTTAAAAAGTCATTTAGGAAAATAGCAGATAATACTGGGCTTATATTGCACTCTGATCAAGGATGGCAATACCAAATGAAACAATATCAAAGATTATTGAAGGACAAGGGAGTTACTCAAAGTATGTCAAGAAAAGGGAATTGCTTAGACAATGCTGTTATAGAAAACTTTTTTGGTATTATTAAATCAGAGTTGTTTTATCTTCAAAAGTTTAAATCAACAGAACATTTAAAACAAGAGCTTAAAAAGTACATAAGCTATTACAATAACAATAGAATTAAACTTAATTTAAATGGAATGAGCCCGGTGAAATACCGAGCTCATTATTGTCAAATTTAA